The Gambusia affinis linkage group LG05, SWU_Gaff_1.0, whole genome shotgun sequence region tttacccttaaataaaataaactgggttttaaaaagaaagtactAAAGTAAAGCTGGTAACTCTGTTTCCTGTattgacattttgagattagAACCAAGTTGCtgtggcctttttttttttttttttttttacaaaaatcgATGCAGTTCAGGGccagtttttcttcatttctgtctgtctgaatTCTTGATCCTTGACTTTAagtgagaaatattttcagtttgagagATCATAATTAAATCTAGCAGAAGACAAAGTAGGTCAGCAGCAAGATGGCTCTGCGGGTGGGGGAGGAAATCTCCtctgctttaaattaatttaagcctttttctttcttaaataacagaaaactaccgaaacaaacaaaaacgcaCAAGTGGAATCTGCATATGCATCGTCTGCATCGCCCAGAATGAAAGCTAAAGTTACTTTGTTTGAAATTATACACTTGATCTCCTTCAATGCCACTGCTAACCCCATTGAGGCAGAAAGGCAGCCCAGCTCCAATGTTAAAAGAGGCTAATTACTCCCAGTATCTCCCACACTCCAGGGAGGCGAGGTCATGCAGAGGACAGGCATGTGAAACATTCCtgcagcctgctgctgctgatggacCTCCCTCCCAGCTCGCTGTTtccctcctcttctttctttcctcatcttcatcctccCCCAGCTCCTCTTCAGGTCTTCTGTCccattaatcacatttttattacgTCATTCCCCCAAATATTACCGTTTCTTACTGCAATAATTCTGTCTTTTCTGCTGAGTTTGATAAGTGGATCATCTGTGTGTTTTAGATTGAGAGATGATGCAATTTGAaagtgtcaaactcgaggctcgggggccaaatctggcccgctgcagctttttatgtggccctctagactctaaAGGGACAAATAAATAGAACCATTAAGGTAACAGTGTCgttatatttgattatttcatcaatcaaatcaattatttttttgtttcctgccaAATTAAATTACTgtggaaattcatgcaaaatcaacaaatccctgcactttcTCTCACTAATGCATAGGGTGTATGTTTGTATAACACATGTCAGCAACAAGGCCTAAGGTTAGAAAGGTTGTATGATTGTTATTTtagataataaatattaaaagcctgattatttaatagttttttggttttggcAATAACCATTTTCAGTCCATGTGTGCTTATGTCATTTTACCTTTACGTTTGAAAAAGATGTGCCAAATGAAGCATATTTACAGCTTTTACTGGacacagttttacatttttgatctCTGACTAAACTTTATgcaatcaaactgaaaatgaaatggcTAAAAATCCAACTTCTGCAAACATGACTCCAGAAagctttcatttgtttattcacATAATGACTCCTAtcctttggtttttatttttgcatgaacAGCATGACTAGCAGAGGTTTTGAACTCAGTCCGTTTAACTTTGAACTCTTTCCAACCttctaaataaaactcattatGTCCATTTCTGTGTTCCCAGCATTTTGTCCAAACTCATCAACGTACCAAATGGCACCTTGTTGGTCATTTATACCCCACTTAACAGATTCCTAACCTTCCTTTTGcttcgtttttctttttactactTGTTGTAAACCTTAACTTGGGGCTTGGCACCATGGTGGAGTTATTTATTAGTGCTATATATCTCCTTATTTTTACTGTCTCACTGCATGACGGGGATGTAACTGGTTTAAAAGAGGCTCTTTGGGAGTTGAACTCCTCTTTGAAGTtgggttttatttcttaaaggaTTTATCGGACCGTTAAATGGTTGTTAACCAAACCTGATCTCACTGGTTCATTGCTCTACATTAAAAAAGGAATAACATCAATAACAATGCAGTACCTCCAACCAGAGTTGGGTAGAAAGTACATTTactatttacatttacagtatttttactactctgcactttttacttttacttgagtaattttatttttgagtaaaatttctggattttccacccattgaatgaaaaacaaacaagttttaaccaaaaattcaccacactcagacacacacctgcagttttttgttaaagtttcataaactttctattgaaagaaactgatttggaaacattttctttgtacaaATGtagaattttgtagaaaaaataaagaaattcttgagcttgaaaagttgatagaaaaaaaactcaaatttgaaattaatttctgacttttttgaggaaaaaaaagaggaaatctcagtttcaaaagctgaaaatttacAACTTactgaaattttctgagtttttctctaGATTATTTCCTGagatcaaacaaaaatgttaaaatttcctatttttttctagaatattctagtctttttttttttttaccagaaatttactcctcctttttttctaaGGCCTAAATATGCCGGTgtatgaaattaaaacattcagtatTAAACTTGTGATTTACACTcagattttgcacatttctctTTGTGGGTTTTGCTTGGCAGATTCTTCCATCGCACTCTGAAGTCGGTCCATCCCCGATGGGTTAGCAAGGCACCAagctgaataataaataataaaatatttccaatttaataaattttcaatatttatatgtacTACGGAGTCAGGAAAGTATTTTTACCTGCTGCAAGATCTGGGAGTTGACAGCTGGATCAGACCAGTCAATGTCAGTCACAAACTTTATCCTCACAGTCGTCAACTTCttcaaaactgaacagaacatCAGAATAACAAACTGATTACCGTAGATGTTCAACATACTCTggacaaaatggctgaaaaatataTCACGATATAAGCGTTTAAAATCAGTTGAGAATGATCATTATTGaccaggtttttgttttaaatatcttaaatactTCTAAACTGGTAGCATGGCTTCCTGTTTGattcagttttcactccatgtcgttgttttttaaaattatttttaagcagataTCAGACACAGTGGCGAAACACTAAACTACTACTGCGTCAGTCACTcagcaggctgttgctaggtaaccccAGTTGGGAGGGAATTTGAAACTTCTTCTTatccagcaggttgttgctaggtaaccaaagagcgagcgAGTCGGTTGACCCCACCAACATTTATAGGTTTGTTGTGAGAGGTTCTGTatgttacaaattaaatataatatcaGATGTATCATCTGTTGATTCTGATCACGTGTCTGTAGCGAtctatattgttattgatttatttttccttttggaatTAATGTGGTTACATACAAGATCAGTtactgcagctgatccatagcTCAGGAATTGTGCTGTGCCTTTAAGAGGAGCCGTTTCTTTCTTCTTCGTTGGTTATTTTTAGGTGTGATCGAGAtgggttctgttctgttcaaaTGGAGGTTTAATGAAAGTCTGGACAGCTACGCTATTCCCTCTCAgtgttctgctttttctccaCCCACGACCTCTTATGCGATGGTAACACCGATTTAATTGACATCGTAGTGTTacaatattgttattgatttattgtcgaTACAATCAGTTCCTACTGATCAGTCACCTCGATGGCAGATGAAGGGTCTCCTGACACTGCAGTCTTCGTCAGCCCACTGGTGGACGTTGTTTTCAGTTCCACAGTGCTGTTTACCGGCATCATTATTCAGGGAGAAGTGCCACGGTCGGAAGAGAGTTTGGCTCCCGTCGGCCCAAATCCAGGGCACTCGGTACAGACCGATCCAAACCTCGCTGGTTGTTGGGTTTGCATTTCGGGCTTCGGTGTTTTCGGCCTCGTTCTCGATCATCGCCAGGTCGGTGTGGTGCGTTCTGCAGTACGTCAGAGCAGAGCTCCACGTTTCCTGGGCTGTAATGTAAACGTATTCCTTCCTGCTTCTCTCTGTGACcacaaaagtaaattaaagttAACAGATTAAGAGCAAAATTGTATTCAGCATTTTACAATttagaatagaacagaacataataaactttattgatgcCAAGGGGAAAATGCTCATTTGTTGAAAGCTATTCCATCCTAggtaataaatacaaagtttgtaaaatatatttatacctaagagaaattatatttcaaaatgactGTATTATTAACCGTATTTGCTTTGATTACGCATAAATTCTCAgatcacattatttatttatggtcgCATGCTGTGTTTCAACTATCCAGGAATAaatcagcattttgttttagaaatccaCTTCTGATCTCATATGAACCAAACGCAAATTTATTTAGGTTCTGTCGCCTAATATCACATTTACATAGTTAAAGAATTGTTGctatgtgacttttattttaaagtcacatAGCAACACAcgtctgtgacagactggcgatctgtccagggtgaaccccgcctctcgcccaggacgcagctggagatgggcaccagcaaccctcccgacctcattagggacgaagggtgttcagaaaatggatggatggatggatggatagctACACACgttttgtgacttttattttttaaaaattgtttttttgttttgttaatatttattaaactgtcaccatgttgtgactctgatatgagacagataatctgtgaaaagatcaatctccttcATAACCTTCCTGAGCTTCTATTGTCGTCTGAAGAAATGAATCgctcccaaccaaaaacaagcaatcagagacaggaggagggtcttagtgctgttaatCATCCTTGTGAAcccgctgctaaatgtgcttaTGGAGGAGAAGCAACTTACTGTTGCTGGAAAACCATTTGTCTGCTGCCATCGGtgaccatgctaactagccttagcatacACAGCACATACTGCTAGGGAGAGGGACGTAGGGATGGGCAGCGCCACATAGAGGCTGATTGACACCACTTTCACCCGCCTTCTGATTAGCACAGTGAGGACTGGAAAGAGGCagagaagctaaatattttttacatatgcTTTgcataccatactgtcacatCGTGAGAGTTtcaactaaaatatatatatttttaataaaagttacatttttaaaggattaaACCGTTTACTGACTGGTGAAGCAGATGAAGCTTTTCTGCAGGCTGCATGTCCGGTCAGCCCACTGTCCTGTACTGGTCATCACTACACACGTTTCGTTTGCGCCTCCGTAGTTTGGTTCACCCAAACTCCACGTGTGGTAAGTTGTCTGTCCGGTTTCTCCAGTTGTTGACCATCTCCAGGAGTTTGCGTCAGAACCCATTGTGTCTTTCCATGATTTTGGGTCGTCCCTGAGTCCAAACCACACCCAGCTGTAGGAAAAAGGAGCGCTCAGTCTGCTGATGTCCTCGTTGCTTTCAATCTTGGCGAGGTCGGTGTATTTCTCTCGGCAGTATTGTCGTGCTTCATCCCAGGTCTTACTCATGTTGATGTAGTGAAACTCCCGTACGTGTGAGAAGGTACTGAGCATAAACCCTAGATGTTGACGGAGACGATAGTTCATTGAATTACGTCAGCATATTTGAAAAAAGGGGTTAGTTTATTTGAAAGCCAGTAGGGCTGGGCAACAAATCAATGACAATATATATTATGATAGAATTGATATCAATTGATAAtatgtctgatagaatattaaatattcaatatataaaatattcactgaatGCCGGCCCAGAACCGCACAGAATTCTGGGAGatgaaggcagaggaaagagTTTAGCCACTAAAACTCTCAAgcaaggttggtggaatcaactgactgctctttggttacctagcaactcagctattctttggttacctagcaacaacctgttaagtaactggagcagcagcagtttaatgtTTCTTCACTGTGCCTCAGaagtgcttaaaaataaaaatggtgtggaattaaaactggataaaacacaaaatgtcacgccaccagtttggcagtactTCACGTTTAAAACTAATAACTAATCAATCATTAAATCGACTGATGTGAAAGCCTTAAATTCCAGCCCTAAATGTTAATATAACAGTTACAAACGGTCTTTTTGAAATTAGtcttttttggtcttttttctcacacattctctacttttggagctcagaaatttccttgattttttttaaatgtcagagattaatctcaatatttctgagttttggtggaaatgtacttCTTTTtatatctacaatggccctggTACACAGACATATATTTCATGgtttcatgtaaaaaataaaataattttacacattaatatattttacaccTAAGTTATTGCCTAACATACATATCCtgaaaaattaatcaatcagattttatttaaagaacaagTAGATTTAAAGAAcgatgagggaaaaaaatgtaaataaaagttataaaatgcAGGATTTAGATACCAGATTCAAAAAGATACAAcagtgactgaaaaacaaaaacaatctaaaaaaaaacttctaaaagCACTTCAGAAGTTTAGCCATAaaagaaataagtaaaattaattaaaataaaacaactactaaaacaaaaaagcttttaatttgacCTCACTGGGATTTAACTTAAAATTCACGTTGAGTTTAAGTTCTTACCGAAGAGCAGAAGAGTCCTCAGAGTGAAACCGTGATCCATTGTTGAATTTTCTTCAAACAAGAATTACGATGTCATTTTACATCCTCTGTGGAAATGAATTTCTTTAAGTTTATTCTACCTTCACTGGAAGAagctaaaaatgatcaaatttctAGCTGTAATGTCCTGATCTAATCAgcctattaaataaaataaaaacaattaatcagatcaAAACAACCAGAGAAAGGTTGTTTCCTTGAGAAGGAGTGTGAAAGCTTCTATTCATCTATTTCTATTATGGTTT contains the following coding sequences:
- the LOC122831268 gene encoding putative C-type lectin domain family 20 member A, which codes for MDHGFTLRTLLLFGFMLSTFSHVREFHYINMSKTWDEARQYCREKYTDLAKIESNEDISRLSAPFSYSWVWFGLRDDPKSWKDTMGSDANSWRWSTTGETGQTTYHTWSLGEPNYGGANETCVVMTSTGQWADRTCSLQKSFICFTKRSRKEYVYITAQETWSSALTYCRTHHTDLAMIENEAENTEARNANPTTSEVWIGLYRVPWIWADGSQTLFRPWHFSLNNDAGKQHCGTENNVHQWADEDCSVRRPFICHRVLKKLTTVRIKFVTDIDWSDPAVNSQILQQLGALLTHRGWTDFRVRWKNLPSKTHKEKCAKSECKSQV